A genomic window from Schistocerca serialis cubense isolate TAMUIC-IGC-003099 chromosome 4, iqSchSeri2.2, whole genome shotgun sequence includes:
- the LOC126473901 gene encoding rhythmically expressed gene 2 protein-like, translating to MHRFRLVTFDVIGTLLNFRTPPPTFYSEAASRFGIKAQPSDIASVFLSEYEKQSSLHPNFGQQTGIGWKKWWNQLVVEVLDKATNSQYSRTQYYSVAEYLITAYKNGEQYNVADGAQDLLSYLQQTNTILGIISNYDERLHCVLNSLDLNKYFDFVLTSYEAGIEKPSTKIFEKALDLAVKIDSHVSPTCALHIGDKIETDYKGAMKAQWKCALLKKNKDELLIKRLQRDGVLTNCVFNDLSELKARLPHM from the coding sequence ATGCATCGGTTCCGCTTAGTGACATTCGACGTTATTGGTACGCTCCTTAATTTTCGAACCCCACCACCAACATTTTATTCGGAAGCAGCATCTCGTTTTGGTATCAAGGCGCAGCCTTCCGATATTGCATCTGTATTTCTATCGGAATATGAGAAGCAGAGCAGTCTCCATCCAAACTTCGGCCAGCAAACGGGTATAGGCTGGAAAAAATGGTGGAACCAGCTAGTTGTAGAAGTCCTTGACAAGGCAACAAATAGTCAGTATAGCAGAACCCAATATTACTCAGTTGCCGAGTATCTCATAACCGCATACAAAAACGGAGAACAGTATAATGTCGCAGATGGCGCCCAAGATCTGTTGTCATACCTTCAGCAAACAAATACAATTCTCGGTATTATATCAAACTATGACGAAAGGCTCCACTGTGTGCTAAACTCTTtggatttaaataaatattttgattttgtcTTAACATCTTATGAAGCTGGTATTGAAAAACCTTctacaaaaatttttgagaaagctcTTGACTTAGCCGTGAAAATTGATAGTCATGTCAGCCCAACCTGCGCACTGCATATCGGAGACAAGATTGAAACTGACTACAAAGGGGCAATGAAAGCTCAGTGGAAGTGTGcattgttaaagaaaaataaagacgaaTTGTTGATTAAGCGGTTGCAAAGAGATGGAGTATTGACGAATTGCGTATTTAATGATTTGTCAGAACTTAAGGCAAGACTTCCTCATATGTGA